The region GGTGACATGTTAACATTGAATAGTTTTTCGCAGTTAGTATCGATGAAGACGCATTGTTtgtgcaattattttgttcgttctttttaatgttttcaaaaaaatgtgcaacaaaGTGTAGTGTTTGTATGTACTATAAGCAAAAGCATTTAGTGTTACAAGTGAAAAATACAACGACATGTGCGGCCATAAAGTGTCACTTCGGAACATCAAAActattgttacaataaatatggCCGACAATTCTGTGTTGCGAATTCTTCTAAAAGTATGTTGTAACCAGATTACTTGCGTAAcaagtttttctgaaataactgtgttcatcgatcaatatttttatcaaaaaaatgttattttagcgACATTTCTTACATACTTTTTCGATCGAtcaattcattcaacaaaaaagataaaatgaaagcaaggcaaattttacttgaaaaaactgtcaacttgaaataaacCCCAAATATCCCTAGTGTAATGGCTCACTTTCGCGGGGGCTAAACAGctgtgtaatagtcaattttcgcatggggcaggcaataaaacactattatcacatacgcgcggtgttcggatgtcaaaattacttacctagaagtttaattcaaaaattacacttcaggtctatgttgttgtctcgttttcgcttatgtgataaaatagagtacacacttgtcactatcagtcacggcaagcctcgacttcttcgtgacaagtgtgtaatatataataaaaaaaacatttcatacaaattacTACTCtattggcagctgtcgactatgatcactatGAAAATAAGGATACATAAAGGGTAATATAAGCGCGAGCGCAGAAAATTTGGTCCAATTTTtgctaataaatttttatttgtatgaaTAGGCAAATagtaacattcattttaaaaaccGCCCGCACTGCTCACAGTTCTCTCGAttgttttctgaaaatgataaaaacatgaaattatAGTGACACTAGTACATGTAGTTGATAGTGTAAACTTAAGAGTTTATGCAATGTAACAACACGAATGTGTTTTACTTAGATTGTTTCCATATTTCCATGAACGAATGCAGGATTGTAACCATATTTCGTTAATACTCTACAAAATGCCTTACCTTGAGCCTTTTGGTGTAATTTCTCTATTTGTTGTACAGTTGATTTTAGAGCAATACCCCAACCGATTTGAGGTTTCATTGTGCAACAACCTTCCAGAGCTTTGTAGCCAACGTGACCCGCAATCAATAAGGCTTCATATTCATCCTTTCCATCGGTGATTTTAACGTCGACTGTGACAATACTCGACGGAATTTGATTGATGTCAATTATTGGCCAAGGCCTCAATGCGATTCGGGTCTTCGGGAACCATGCTTGTATCAGTCCAATTACCACGGTCATCAAATATGGCGAATGCAGTCAACCATCCGCTCATGAGACTTACGCCGGAATAACCTCCCAAATGATGGCAAATACGATTCCAGAATTCTACATTTACTTGGTTTCTCTTAGCAGCTATGAACTCTTCGAGAATCGGCTTCAATAGGTCGTACCATCTGTCtagtttgtatttttttagcTTCTCCAACCGGTCTGAGATGTTCTGCCAGTCTTCCAAAGTACCTTCCAGCGTTATATATGGAATGCCACACATTAAGTGCCATCCGAAGTTAAAATATCTCTTTGTCACTGCCATAAAAATCGTTCCACAAACGACGGTGTCATTGGGAGTGGTTGTCGTAAAGTTCGGCATAATCCAATCTTTTATCGTTTTATCTACAAGgttttcgtgaattttatCCGTAGTCTTAGTCACTAAAAGGTCGTATGGGGCAGTTGTAAGCGTACTATTATCGATTTCGATCAGAAGTTCTTTCTTTCCatcaaaattgacaaattctcTTCGGAACTCTCCTGCCTTGTTATTGATGTAAAAGGAGAATTGAGTCAATATCACCGTCCAAATGTCATCTGGCCGAATTATCAAATTGTGATGGTTGTTATAGCAGTCGATAACTGTTCCAACGAATCCATTATTGGTGCTGACACGGACCCTTGACGAATATTGACTCTCCATCAACACTTTGGTACAGTGGTTACGGATGTATGGTTTCAATTGTGAACAAACTGAACTTTTTGATGATCTCACATTTAGAGCCATGTCCCCCCATCGACGACTAGCCTTTTTGTCTGATACTCTGAAGGTAGTGGAAGAAGTCGTAGACTCAGTCGGGCCATCATTCCAAAGTGAAGACAACTTaaaattcgacatttttttaattttcactttagCGTCGAAATTGATTGCTTTTCGCGAGAAGTACTGAGAGAGAACTGATTAAAACTAAACGGTTATCGCATTATTGGAAACTTTTATCTTTATTTGCCAATACAGATTATCGCAGTACAATGCGCAGTTAAATGTCTATTAGAATGATGGAAATACCGTTTCTTGTGTAAAATTTGACGACCCCCAATCTAATGCGAGTTcagtaaacataaaaataatataatttttgttacaagtAAAATTACCCTTTTTTCGTCAACTAAATATATTTCCGGTCATCAGCGATATATACTTTGCAGTGGACCGCGATATTATTTTCTACATAGCTAGCGCCATCTTCGCAATTCTATCGCCAAAGTTATTGGATGAAACGTGAAAGAAGAAACCGAAGaaactttttacattttaaatactAAGCAAAGGCCGGCAATATTAAACATTTTGATGGATACGATTGCaggattaaattttaaaaaggtTAATAATCTCTCGAGTGATGTGCTAGAGATCACACACTTATTTTAGATATCGGTGGAAAGTGTCGGTGCTTCGAATACCACCCATACAACTGAATTCAACTGATAGAGCTTAAACCTATTAAGAAGTCACAACTCATTATGGCTTGTactccgaaataatttttctaacGAATAAAGTGCAGAATCTAGAATCTAGACAGACATTTTTTACGATCAACTCAGAAGTATACAACGAACAATGAAATGCGCTCCGATGCACAAGAACTGCAGCTCCAAATGCAAACCTTAACACCGTAACTGCCAATTTAACGACCACAGCTGATTGATATCTAGATAATTAAAAAGTGTGCGTGTGTGTGGTCGGTCATAGAGCGGTATACAAATGATAGCTTAAAACATGTATGTATTAGATATCGCGTTAGATAAgtgtttcattgaaaaaaaaaaactactgaTGCCGGGGCTCAGTGTATACCATAACTCTGAGCTAGAAACATCGGTATTATAGTTAAAAACAAAAGTCTCAAACAATAAGTCTATTGTGCAATTATCGAATATCGATCATGGGAAACTACAACAGAACACCGTTAAATTGTGTAAACGACGGCATTGTGCTCTATTATCATCCGAACAGTTTTTACTCACAAAAGGTGAATTTTGATTGTTAGATCCGGTGatcattcattaaaaaaaaaatgaagagaaaaaaggAAATGGTTTCGGTCCATTCAAGATTGATACGATTCATTGATTGCTATAGAAATTCAATGGTTGTGGTAAATGTTCAACGTTTCCTGTATTCTACCGTAAATGAACTTTGACAAAGTTgtgttctttaaaaaaattttttttttgatttccgAAGAGAGTaaaacgagaaaaatctcatttATCAAATCATATGATACTTATTAGCCGGATCGTATGCACAGACTtagtcaaaataaataaatttttagctGAAAAAATTTTTGCTATCATCTCTGTCGGATACACATAGGTTACATAATTCTCCagtgttattattattattatttttattgtaggTATATATCAACCTAATTCAAGGGTACGGCGGCTATAAAtacataaacattttgtttacacTTTTTATTTGCACGCAATTTCTGACtatatttcgattttaaacaattgaactaaaatgctttttttcgtcattttactTATTATGCGAGCGTGAGCCATCATTTTCATGGCATctatatttcacttttaacttttcattttattcaaaatccACATGATCTATACACGTACGGTTTTTATCATAAGACATTTTATAAGGTGTATTACCACCTCGTTTTATCATGTCTCTTCTTGCATCATATGCATCatgaaagtagataaaatTGTACCAATTGTGGCGGCGCTTtatgtataaatatatttgattATCGCTAAGCAGTTAACGACTTTGAACGAAAAGTGTattagcaacgcacttcaagcatgagtgatactctaaataggttactgaaacttgacagtgtgtcatataactgtaaaacactgtaaaaaaaaccatttcatacaaaatagtactctatttggcagctgtcgactatgatcacttttacttgaagtgcgttggtattagtaaaaatcaagaaaataattttgttttttgtccgCTTAACGAACAGAGTTGTGTACCACTCGTTTTTATCTTTTAGGGATCGTAGCCAGTGTTGTTACCCTAAGTAAATGGGTTTTtaagaacaaaaaacaatgaCCAGATTGTAACAGTTTCTTTTTGTAAgagatatcgcccaaaaccacttacagtggaggtgtgacgcaagtcctgttatccacttacaaaagaactgatatcggtgtaggtgacgcttacaggttcgacacgcaaaaaggtatgcgtcacaaatggcagctgatgaggaaagtacgcgaaagttttatcaacaaaaatttaccagaaaaattttaggaagaaaattataataaaaaagtttgcgtcaaaaagtggcagatgattcggctttcttccgtttgaattccatttttaggaatatatttcacaatttttaaaattttccttcctcaacatctgccacttgtgacgcaaacttttttattataattttcttcctaaaatttttctggtaaatttttgttgataaaactttcgcgtactttcctcatcagctgccatttgtgacgcatacctttttgcgtgtcgaacctgtaagcgtcacctacaccgatatcagttcttttgtaagtggataacaggacttgcgtcacacctccactgtaagtggttttgggcgatatcagctcttttgtaacttgtgcttttttagaatttggtcgcagataatagacaatcatattgtgcagtttgaacgaaaatattcttcttacataattgtataactttctctttgatctctttgataaaaatagaaaatttgacgaaaatcgaaaatttgacgcacttaaaacgctcatagctcccaaatagtcgactttttaggaaaaccatgaaacacgtatcgactagaat is a window of Bradysia coprophila strain Holo2 unplaced genomic scaffold, BU_Bcop_v1 contig_350, whole genome shotgun sequence DNA encoding:
- the LOC119080492 gene encoding uncharacterized protein LOC119080492 → MSNFKLSSLWNDGPTESTTSSTTFRVSDKKASRRWGDMALNVRSSKSSVCSQLKPYIRNHCTKVLMESQYSSRVRVSTNNGFVGTVIDCYNNHHNLIIRPDDIWTVILTQFSFYINNKAGEFRREFVNFDGKKELLIEIDNSTLTTAPYDLLVTKTTDKIHENLVDKTIKDWIMPNFTTTTPNDTVVCGTIFMAVTKRYFNFGWHLMCGIPYITLEGTLEDWQNISDRLEKLKKYKLDRWYDLLKPILEEFIAAKRNQVNVEFWNRICHHLGGYSGVSLMSGWLTAFAIFDDRGNWTDTSMVPEDPNRIEALANN